A genomic window from Pirellulales bacterium includes:
- a CDS encoding DUF3050 domain-containing protein, with protein MGLDSVQAAIAPVREALLRHPIYNDLGHAKALRVFMQHHVFAVWDFMSLLKALQRQLCCVTIPWIPNQASLGGRLINEIVLAEESDEDGHGGFASHYELYHQAMRNFGADTSAIDNFLAQLRTGKTIAAAMQTAGIAPAIQEFVGRTFATIDSGDVCRIAATFTFGREDLLPAVFQKIVDEIAGRVGHDLDEFRYYLLRHVELDGDEHGPMANRLIESLCGAAAGRWKTVEQAAVAALESRLTFWNAIHQAVITAD; from the coding sequence GTGGGCCTCGACTCCGTTCAAGCTGCGATCGCCCCCGTGCGCGAGGCGCTGCTCCGCCACCCGATCTACAACGACCTGGGCCACGCCAAGGCGTTGCGGGTTTTCATGCAACATCATGTCTTCGCCGTCTGGGATTTCATGTCCCTGCTGAAGGCACTGCAGCGGCAGCTTTGTTGCGTCACGATCCCCTGGATACCGAACCAGGCGTCTCTCGGTGGTCGGCTGATCAATGAAATCGTGCTGGCCGAGGAAAGCGACGAAGACGGCCACGGCGGGTTCGCCAGCCACTACGAGCTGTACCACCAGGCGATGCGAAACTTCGGCGCCGATACATCAGCGATCGACAACTTTCTCGCGCAATTGCGCACCGGCAAGACCATCGCGGCCGCCATGCAGACCGCCGGCATAGCACCAGCTATCCAGGAATTTGTCGGTCGAACTTTCGCGACGATCGATAGCGGTGACGTGTGCCGTATCGCCGCCACGTTCACCTTCGGCCGTGAAGATCTACTGCCGGCCGTGTTCCAGAAAATCGTCGACGAAATCGCCGGCCGCGTCGGCCATGACCTCGACGAGTTCCGGTACTACCTACTGCGGCACGTGGAACTCGATGGCGACGAACATGGCCCGATGGCCAATCGCTTGATCGAAAGTCTCTGCGGAGCCGCTGCGGGGCGCTGGAAAACCGTCGAACAGGCTGCCGTGGCCGCGCTCGAGTCGCGGCTGACGTTCTGGAACGCGATTCATCAGGCGGTCATCACCGCCGACTGA
- a CDS encoding arylsulfatase, translating to MIHVLRSVVRVSRCLASAALVIATARSSFAQGERAPTPPSGSPTATRTLDGKYLPSQPPVFGGVINMNAVDSRPWWPPRVVPPKGAPNVLLIMTDDVGFGAPSTFGGVIPTPSLDRVAKMGLRYTQFHSTALCSPTRAALITGRNHHSVGFGQVSEMATGFPGYDSIIGPDTATLGQVLKDNGYATSWFGKNHNTPAFQASQVGPFDQWPIGMGFEFFYGFVGGDTSQWQPNLFRNTTAIYPYVGKPEWNLTTAMADEAIAHLQMISEIAPDKPFFCYYVPGGTHAPHHATPEWIEKFKGKFDMGWNKLRDQIFANQKKLGVIPADAKLTPWPDELKKWDDLSAEEKKLFTRQVEVYAAYLAYTDHEIGRVIQAVEDLGKLDNTLVIYISGDNGSSPEGSPIGTPNEVAQFNAVEVPVPLQLAMFYDKWGSDKTYNHMAVGWTWAFDTPFKWTKQVASHFGGTRQGMTIAWPKQIKDAGGIRNQFHHVIDVTPTILELTGIKAPQMVNGIAQRPIEGVSMTYSFDKANAKAPSPHKTQYFEMLGNRGIYHEGWYANTTPINPPWNLGATPNQNVMNSYKWELYDLTKDWTQNDDLAASQPDKLKELQQLFIVEAAKYQVFPLDNSLATRMVSPRPSATAGRNVFTYSGELTGIPMGAAPMILDSSYTITAEIEVPADGGEGVLATQGGRFGGWGFYLLKGKPVFLWNMLDLRRIRWESPAQLAAGKHTLEFAFKYEGLGMETLAFNNRSGLGHGGPGTLKVDGKVVSSHKMEHSIPVALQWDETFDIGADTGTPVDDKDYQVPFKFTGKLSKLTLKIDRPKLTPADEKRLTEESQRSNRASE from the coding sequence GTGATTCACGTATTACGATCCGTAGTGCGAGTTTCGAGATGTCTTGCCAGTGCCGCGCTCGTGATCGCGACGGCGCGAAGTTCTTTCGCACAAGGTGAGCGAGCACCGACGCCACCGTCCGGATCGCCCACGGCGACGCGCACCCTCGACGGAAAGTATCTGCCGTCGCAACCGCCGGTGTTCGGAGGCGTGATCAACATGAACGCCGTGGATTCGAGGCCGTGGTGGCCGCCCCGCGTGGTGCCCCCCAAGGGTGCGCCGAACGTGCTGTTGATCATGACCGACGATGTCGGCTTCGGCGCCCCCAGCACCTTTGGCGGCGTGATTCCTACGCCGTCTTTGGATCGCGTGGCCAAGATGGGATTGCGCTACACGCAGTTTCACTCGACGGCGCTATGCTCGCCGACGCGCGCGGCGCTGATTACTGGGCGGAATCATCACTCGGTCGGCTTCGGCCAAGTGTCCGAAATGGCCACCGGGTTTCCCGGTTACGACAGCATCATTGGGCCTGATACGGCCACGCTCGGCCAGGTGCTGAAAGACAACGGCTACGCCACCAGTTGGTTCGGCAAGAATCACAACACGCCGGCGTTTCAAGCCAGCCAGGTCGGCCCTTTCGATCAATGGCCGATCGGTATGGGCTTTGAATTCTTCTATGGCTTCGTCGGTGGTGATACCAGCCAGTGGCAGCCGAACCTGTTTCGCAACACGACGGCGATTTATCCCTACGTAGGCAAGCCGGAGTGGAATCTCACAACAGCCATGGCCGACGAGGCGATCGCGCATCTGCAGATGATCAGCGAGATCGCGCCGGACAAGCCGTTCTTCTGTTATTACGTCCCAGGCGGAACCCATGCGCCGCATCATGCCACGCCCGAGTGGATTGAAAAGTTCAAGGGCAAGTTCGACATGGGTTGGAACAAACTGCGCGACCAGATCTTCGCCAACCAGAAGAAGCTGGGCGTAATCCCGGCCGACGCCAAACTCACTCCTTGGCCTGACGAACTGAAGAAATGGGACGATCTGTCGGCCGAGGAGAAGAAGCTGTTCACCCGTCAGGTCGAAGTCTATGCCGCTTACCTGGCCTACACCGATCACGAAATTGGTCGCGTCATTCAGGCGGTCGAAGACCTGGGGAAACTGGATAACACGCTGGTCATTTACATCAGCGGCGACAACGGCAGTAGTCCCGAAGGCTCGCCGATCGGCACGCCGAACGAAGTCGCGCAGTTCAACGCGGTCGAAGTGCCGGTGCCGCTGCAGTTGGCGATGTTCTACGACAAGTGGGGTTCGGACAAGACCTATAACCATATGGCGGTCGGTTGGACCTGGGCTTTCGACACGCCGTTCAAATGGACGAAGCAGGTGGCGTCGCATTTCGGCGGCACGCGCCAGGGAATGACGATAGCGTGGCCGAAGCAGATCAAGGACGCCGGCGGCATCCGCAATCAGTTTCACCATGTGATCGACGTTACGCCGACGATTCTCGAATTGACCGGCATCAAGGCGCCGCAGATGGTCAACGGCATCGCGCAGCGGCCGATCGAAGGCGTGAGCATGACCTACTCCTTCGACAAGGCGAATGCCAAGGCCCCCTCGCCGCACAAGACGCAGTATTTCGAAATGCTGGGGAACCGGGGCATTTATCACGAAGGTTGGTATGCCAACACCACGCCCATCAATCCTCCCTGGAATCTGGGAGCGACCCCCAATCAGAACGTGATGAACAGCTACAAATGGGAGCTGTACGACCTGACGAAGGATTGGACGCAAAACGACGATCTGGCGGCCAGCCAGCCCGACAAGCTTAAGGAATTGCAGCAACTGTTCATCGTCGAGGCGGCCAAGTACCAGGTCTTTCCGCTCGACAATTCCCTGGCCACTCGCATGGTTTCGCCGCGTCCCAGCGCCACGGCCGGCCGCAATGTTTTCACTTATAGCGGTGAGCTGACCGGCATCCCGATGGGGGCGGCGCCGATGATTTTAGACTCCTCGTACACGATCACGGCCGAGATCGAAGTTCCGGCCGACGGTGGCGAAGGGGTGCTCGCGACGCAGGGAGGACGTTTCGGCGGCTGGGGATTCTATCTGCTGAAAGGAAAGCCGGTCTTCTTGTGGAACATGCTCGACTTGCGGCGCATACGCTGGGAAAGCCCTGCACAGCTGGCCGCGGGCAAACACACCCTGGAGTTCGCCTTCAAATACGAAGGGCTCGGTATGGAGACCCTGGCCTTTAACAATCGCAGCGGGCTGGGGCACGGCGGGCCAGGGACGCTAAAGGTCGACGGCAAGGTCGTGTCATCGCACAAGATGGAACACAGCATTCCCGTTGCTTTGCAATGGGACGAAACGTTCGACATCGGCGCCGATACGGGCACGCCCGTCGACGACAAGGATTACCAGGTGCCCTTCAAATTCACCGGCAAGCTGAGCAAACTGACGCTGAAGATCGACCGGCCGAAGCTGACTCCGGCCGACGAGAAACGCCTGACCGAAGAGAGTCAGCGCAGCAATCGAGCCAGTGAGTAA
- a CDS encoding CHAT domain-containing tetratricopeptide repeat protein, whose amino-acid sequence MKSAADLIEQGKPHDAIPVATEAVELCRKLFGSEHVETALALHQLAYCYTFEDSYRPALMHNQEALAIRRKVLGDKHPHTAVSLKNLGVALGRLDRFKEALACHQEALAIYTELSGEESIDAALEQENVAAALTGLKDFAGARAYSEKAVATMAKSLGADAPQTMAALRQLGDLLIQLKEYDKAEPILEKGYVSLPKEGEKYGGVISVMRKMAESQQRTQDLAGARRRYEEALALCDTRLEKPVMAADILGHLTIVAEQMEDKAAALRYAEQGATKCAKAFGANHDRTIVTVREVGSLYLEMHDFKSAQSWLQKALALQKDATEPNLQTTLGVLGKLASLSFTLGDNAATQGLLERKLAAQIQAYGEKQPETAAILQDLGFLLRRTGKSADGRKCLERALAIQREVFDPRGLEVANTLCTLGLLSLDLKEFDEARSYFQEELAIRREGSAAVNPRVAMALDNLAFVEGMQGKYAAAVKGYQEALDLRRQQAIDDEDPTLIGSFNGLAIFAAAEGAWADAAHHEDQSRRRALTHVTKVLATLPEREQLRYLNEVDMGMLQAGLSLALRQRTNPEIAALSAGWVLNGKSMTEELLADRIIRARESNEPALRQIAQKLVGVRSRQAQLAFAAKDGDANDAQRKEISQLASTEESLSYQLATAGSKSLTGRRWIEVEQLRQALAPGDVYIDIARFPLLDFDFAYAGMRWRPEHYAAWIVPAAGHGNVKLVDLGEAEAIDRAIVDLRVSIKTVFRTDAKGHLRPLDERADKLAIAAFHKLSQLVLHPLVREIGVAEHLIISPDSGLWLVPWAALILPNGQFTVELVRVSHVVSGRELVAPKSKRNSNQPLIVANPNFDLPPDEANSIAKAVLTRTKINPDARKTTRLKPPSPPLGRPLEDFAQQVQDVAPKLATYAGQKPAVLQGDRALEPLVKAVHGPQLMLLATHGFFEPPRRSVEQQARSLALSGGDGGESSLMALPDNPLLHCGLLLAGCNWRNTARGDDGILTGMEILGIDLRGTELVVLSACDTGVGRLRTGEGVANVRQAFRLAGAEAVVSTLWPVLTIEANQQMSEFFAQLAAGRSKVDALRDAQLAAIKRLRAQYNSAPPLVWAAFTLTGRGR is encoded by the coding sequence ATGAAGTCGGCTGCCGATCTGATCGAGCAGGGCAAGCCGCACGATGCAATTCCTGTCGCGACCGAAGCCGTGGAATTATGCCGGAAACTGTTCGGCAGTGAACATGTCGAGACGGCGCTCGCGCTTCATCAGCTCGCTTATTGTTACACGTTCGAGGATAGTTACCGCCCGGCCCTCATGCACAACCAAGAGGCGCTGGCCATCCGCCGTAAAGTTTTGGGAGACAAGCACCCGCATACGGCGGTGTCGCTCAAGAACTTGGGGGTGGCGCTGGGCAGGCTTGATCGTTTCAAAGAAGCGCTGGCCTGCCATCAAGAGGCGCTGGCGATCTACACGGAATTGTCCGGTGAAGAATCGATCGACGCGGCTCTCGAGCAAGAGAACGTCGCCGCGGCGCTCACGGGTTTGAAAGACTTCGCCGGCGCACGCGCTTATAGCGAAAAGGCCGTGGCTACAATGGCGAAATCCTTGGGGGCCGACGCGCCGCAAACGATGGCCGCCCTGCGGCAGCTCGGCGACCTCCTGATCCAATTAAAGGAGTATGACAAGGCGGAGCCGATTCTGGAGAAGGGTTACGTCTCGCTGCCGAAGGAAGGGGAAAAATACGGCGGCGTAATTTCGGTCATGCGAAAGATGGCCGAAAGCCAGCAGCGCACCCAGGATTTAGCCGGTGCGCGGCGGCGCTATGAAGAGGCGCTAGCCCTTTGCGATACACGGCTGGAAAAGCCGGTCATGGCGGCGGACATTCTTGGCCATCTGACAATTGTCGCCGAACAGATGGAGGATAAAGCCGCGGCGCTACGGTATGCCGAACAGGGAGCGACGAAATGCGCCAAAGCCTTCGGCGCGAATCACGATCGCACGATCGTTACGGTGCGCGAGGTGGGAAGTCTGTATCTGGAAATGCACGACTTCAAGTCGGCGCAATCCTGGTTGCAGAAGGCGTTGGCCCTGCAAAAGGACGCCACCGAGCCTAATCTGCAGACGACGCTGGGCGTCCTTGGAAAATTGGCGTCCCTGTCGTTCACGCTAGGCGACAACGCGGCCACCCAGGGATTGCTCGAAAGAAAGCTGGCCGCACAGATTCAGGCTTACGGCGAGAAGCAGCCGGAAACGGCTGCCATCCTGCAGGACCTGGGCTTCTTGCTACGGCGCACGGGCAAGTCGGCCGATGGGCGCAAATGTCTGGAGCGCGCTCTGGCCATCCAGCGCGAAGTCTTTGATCCGCGCGGTCTCGAAGTGGCGAACACGCTGTGTACTTTGGGGCTGCTATCACTGGACTTAAAAGAGTTCGACGAGGCACGCAGCTATTTCCAGGAAGAACTAGCGATTCGCCGCGAAGGATCTGCGGCCGTTAACCCGCGCGTGGCCATGGCGCTTGATAACCTGGCCTTCGTCGAAGGAATGCAGGGCAAATACGCCGCGGCCGTGAAGGGATATCAGGAAGCGCTCGATCTGCGGCGCCAACAAGCCATCGACGACGAAGATCCGACGTTGATCGGTTCTTTCAACGGATTGGCCATCTTTGCCGCCGCCGAGGGCGCCTGGGCCGATGCCGCGCATCACGAAGACCAGTCGCGACGCCGGGCCCTGACGCATGTGACCAAGGTGCTGGCCACGCTCCCCGAACGCGAACAATTGCGCTACCTGAACGAAGTGGACATGGGCATGCTGCAAGCGGGACTGTCGCTGGCCCTTCGGCAGCGCACGAATCCCGAGATTGCCGCGCTATCGGCCGGTTGGGTCTTGAACGGCAAATCGATGACCGAAGAGCTGCTGGCTGACCGGATCATTCGCGCGCGCGAAAGCAACGAGCCGGCGCTGCGTCAAATCGCGCAGAAACTGGTCGGCGTGCGCAGTCGACAAGCGCAGCTCGCCTTCGCGGCGAAAGACGGCGACGCTAACGACGCACAACGCAAAGAGATCTCGCAACTGGCGTCGACCGAGGAAAGCCTGTCGTACCAACTGGCCACGGCCGGCAGCAAATCTTTGACCGGGCGGCGCTGGATCGAGGTCGAACAATTGCGACAGGCGCTGGCTCCGGGAGACGTGTATATCGACATTGCCCGGTTCCCGCTGCTGGATTTTGATTTCGCCTACGCCGGCATGCGCTGGCGGCCGGAGCATTACGCGGCCTGGATCGTGCCCGCCGCTGGGCACGGCAACGTCAAGCTGGTCGACCTGGGCGAGGCGGAAGCGATCGATCGAGCGATCGTTGATTTGCGCGTCTCGATCAAGACCGTGTTCCGCACTGACGCGAAGGGGCACTTACGACCTCTCGACGAACGAGCCGACAAGCTGGCGATCGCCGCCTTCCACAAGTTATCGCAGTTGGTGCTGCATCCCCTGGTGCGCGAGATCGGCGTGGCCGAGCATTTGATCATCAGCCCCGATTCAGGATTGTGGCTCGTGCCTTGGGCGGCGCTGATACTGCCGAACGGTCAGTTCACCGTCGAACTGGTGCGCGTCAGCCACGTCGTCAGCGGCCGCGAGTTGGTGGCGCCGAAATCGAAGCGCAATTCGAACCAGCCACTGATCGTGGCGAATCCGAATTTCGATTTGCCTCCGGACGAAGCTAATTCGATCGCCAAGGCCGTGCTGACGCGCACGAAGATCAATCCCGACGCTCGGAAAACGACGCGGCTGAAACCGCCCAGCCCACCACTGGGTAGGCCGCTTGAGGATTTTGCCCAACAGGTGCAGGACGTAGCGCCGAAGCTGGCGACGTACGCTGGGCAAAAACCGGCCGTGTTGCAAGGAGATCGTGCGCTCGAGCCGTTGGTCAAAGCCGTACACGGCCCGCAGTTGATGCTGTTGGCGACGCACGGCTTCTTCGAGCCGCCACGCCGAAGCGTTGAGCAGCAGGCAAGATCGTTGGCCTTGAGCGGTGGCGATGGCGGAGAATCGTCGCTGATGGCGCTGCCCGACAATCCGCTGCTGCATTGCGGTCTGCTGTTGGCGGGCTGCAACTGGCGGAACACGGCCCGAGGGGATGACGGAATTCTGACGGGCATGGAGATCCTGGGCATCGACCTGCGCGGCACGGAGTTGGTCGTGCTTAGCGCGTGCGACACCGGCGTCGGAAGACTGCGCACCGGCGAAGGCGTGGCAAACGTCCGGCAGGCGTTCCGGCTCGCCGGGGCGGAAGCCGTCGTGTCGACGTTGTGGCCGGTGCTGACGATCGAAGCCAATCAGCAGATGAGCGAATTTTTCGCACAACTCGCCGCCGGTCGATCGAAGGTGGACGCGCTGCGCGACGCGCAGTTGGCAGCCATCAAACGCCTGCGCGCGCAATACAATTCGGCGCCGCCGCTGGTTTGGGCCGCCTTCACGCTTACCGGTCGCGGACGATAG
- a CDS encoding metal-sulfur cluster assembly factor has translation MSDIPYADRTDSVNRKLELLAAAYAAGQLDQAMSLAASLKETLSFERQRAAPAEQADSSASSFVPVSQLPAAVSQWARGWSICKPLTLHETVGLARTAEPVDLSVAFTADQVHDPMREIRVARWDRAQRRLQEIPSQVYEYRRQQDEVRVRLVFHADAAAHDTAHYFVFAGNPHAELPHYQTDLHVDGLGQGLDISNKHYQAKLSRQTGQLERLIYAREHGLELYAGGKGHGEPPDIDWGHDYVDAGSFQKLRMRNWDHCPNFEVTRGPLVVQVRRWGFPHSPMHPLFTPSRMHIDVTYTFHAGLPYFLKQGRMDMVQDFRIEAMRDDEWVFSGYSFTDMVWIDTAGRLHEGAVPKDQSDALWGVGFFNRTSRDAFVALRLMHNVTGPGTIAHGGEPTLHYAGHGQLWSRYPAQTTDMKAGASYLQKSAYCLAPYPTEDAAEFYQQLRHTLLNPLVLSTDMPDHLAGAAVNNPPLARCGETPDAASLKAAVWKTLREVRDEQFYSIDANVVDMGYIYDVAHRQGIVHILMTMPHRGRPVYQFFEFQGGGRVSEGIRERLLKLPGVRDVVIEMTWEPAWTTARLTDQGRAALGLPA, from the coding sequence ATGAGCGACATCCCCTACGCCGATCGCACCGATTCCGTTAACCGCAAGCTGGAACTGCTTGCCGCGGCCTATGCTGCTGGCCAATTGGATCAGGCCATGTCGCTGGCGGCGTCGCTCAAAGAAACTTTGTCGTTCGAGCGGCAACGCGCTGCGCCCGCCGAACAGGCCGACTCGTCCGCATCATCGTTTGTTCCGGTATCGCAACTGCCTGCGGCGGTGTCGCAATGGGCACGCGGCTGGTCGATTTGTAAGCCACTGACGTTGCATGAAACGGTCGGCCTGGCACGCACCGCCGAGCCCGTCGACCTAAGCGTGGCCTTCACCGCAGATCAAGTCCATGATCCGATGCGCGAAATCCGCGTCGCCCGCTGGGATCGCGCCCAGCGCCGGCTGCAAGAAATTCCCAGTCAGGTGTACGAGTACCGGCGTCAGCAGGACGAGGTTCGCGTACGTCTGGTGTTTCACGCGGACGCTGCCGCACATGACACGGCGCACTATTTCGTATTCGCCGGCAATCCCCATGCCGAGCTTCCCCACTATCAGACCGACCTGCACGTCGACGGCCTAGGGCAAGGTCTCGATATTTCGAACAAGCATTATCAAGCGAAGCTGTCACGGCAAACCGGCCAGCTCGAGCGGTTGATCTACGCGCGCGAACATGGGCTGGAACTTTATGCCGGCGGCAAAGGGCATGGCGAGCCTCCGGACATCGACTGGGGGCACGATTACGTCGATGCGGGCAGCTTTCAGAAACTCCGCATGCGCAACTGGGACCATTGCCCAAACTTCGAGGTCACGCGTGGCCCGCTCGTCGTACAGGTTCGCCGCTGGGGCTTTCCGCACAGTCCTATGCATCCTCTGTTCACGCCCAGCCGCATGCACATCGACGTCACTTATACGTTTCATGCAGGCCTTCCCTACTTTCTCAAGCAGGGACGCATGGACATGGTGCAGGACTTCCGTATCGAAGCCATGCGCGATGACGAATGGGTCTTCTCAGGCTACTCGTTTACCGACATGGTTTGGATTGACACGGCCGGACGATTGCACGAAGGAGCCGTTCCGAAAGATCAGTCCGACGCCCTATGGGGAGTGGGATTCTTCAACCGCACGAGCCGCGACGCATTCGTTGCGCTGCGTCTCATGCACAACGTGACTGGCCCGGGCACAATCGCCCACGGTGGTGAACCAACACTCCACTACGCAGGGCACGGGCAGCTATGGAGTCGTTACCCGGCACAAACGACGGACATGAAAGCAGGCGCTTCTTACCTACAAAAGAGTGCTTATTGTCTGGCCCCCTATCCGACCGAGGACGCCGCCGAGTTCTATCAGCAGTTGCGCCACACTTTGCTGAACCCGTTGGTGCTCAGCACCGACATGCCGGATCACCTGGCGGGCGCGGCAGTCAACAATCCGCCCCTTGCCCGCTGTGGCGAGACGCCTGACGCGGCTTCGCTAAAGGCCGCGGTCTGGAAGACGCTGCGCGAAGTGCGCGACGAGCAGTTCTATTCGATCGACGCCAATGTCGTGGACATGGGCTATATCTACGACGTTGCCCATCGCCAGGGGATCGTGCATATCCTCATGACGATGCCACACCGGGGTCGCCCCGTGTATCAATTCTTCGAATTCCAAGGTGGCGGCCGCGTCTCGGAGGGTATTCGCGAGCGGCTCTTGAAGCTACCCGGCGTGCGCGATGTGGTTATCGAAATGACCTGGGAACCGGCCTGGACCACCGCCCGCTTGACCGACCAAGGTCGCGCGGCGCTCGGACTCCCCGCGTGA
- a CDS encoding amidohydrolase family protein: MLNRRKFLQTTSSAALTAGGLAGLESHGTEPAPQAAKSPVVDTHMHVWIDDPVRFPFAHPYQADYRPPDTLGTLEVLLADMDQNGVTHAILVQTVCHGWDNRYTAHCVRACPTRLRGHGLIDPLDPNVADKLSYWVREQGLSGMRFSPIYYKGKDDWLTAEPAERMWTKAGELGAVLNFFIATEQLPKLETMVRRHPEVPTIIDHLSQIDLSVADPLPEMKKLLALARYPNVRVKVSELTSVSKSHEYPFGDALPWVKMVYEVFGPTRLLWGTGYPGVAREFYKRPTLAEELTLVREKIPFFTADDRQKILGENAAAIWKLQA, translated from the coding sequence ATGCTGAACCGCCGCAAGTTTCTACAAACGACTTCGAGCGCCGCTCTGACGGCTGGCGGTCTGGCGGGGCTCGAGAGTCACGGCACGGAACCGGCGCCGCAAGCCGCAAAAAGTCCGGTCGTCGACACGCACATGCACGTGTGGATCGATGATCCGGTGCGATTTCCGTTTGCCCATCCATATCAAGCGGACTATCGGCCGCCGGATACTCTTGGCACGCTGGAAGTGCTGCTGGCTGACATGGACCAGAATGGCGTCACGCACGCGATCCTGGTGCAAACGGTCTGCCACGGTTGGGACAACCGGTACACGGCGCATTGTGTTCGTGCGTGCCCCACGCGATTGCGAGGGCATGGTCTGATCGATCCGCTCGATCCCAACGTGGCTGACAAGCTATCGTATTGGGTCCGAGAGCAGGGGCTCTCGGGCATGCGCTTTAGTCCCATCTACTACAAGGGAAAGGACGACTGGCTGACGGCCGAGCCCGCCGAGCGTATGTGGACGAAAGCCGGCGAGTTGGGGGCCGTGCTGAATTTCTTCATCGCGACCGAGCAGTTGCCAAAGCTCGAGACGATGGTCCGCCGGCATCCCGAGGTGCCGACGATTATCGACCATTTAAGCCAGATCGATCTATCGGTTGCGGATCCGCTGCCTGAGATGAAAAAGTTGCTGGCGCTCGCGCGCTATCCGAACGTGCGTGTGAAAGTGTCAGAGCTGACGTCTGTCTCGAAGTCGCACGAGTATCCCTTCGGCGACGCGTTGCCGTGGGTGAAGATGGTCTACGAGGTGTTCGGCCCGACGCGATTGTTGTGGGGAACCGGTTATCCCGGGGTTGCGCGGGAGTTTTACAAGCGTCCGACGCTGGCCGAAGAATTGACGCTCGTGCGCGAGAAGATTCCCTTCTTCACGGCCGACGACCGGCAAAAGATTCTCGGCGAAAACGCCGCGGCCATTTGGAAATTGCAGGCGTAA
- a CDS encoding glycosyltransferase family 39 protein, with product MVCAAVLLVAAGLRLWQIDFDLPEVQDVDAGKFVDAAAHIVESGELKPRDFQYPGGYTNLLALLYKISGIDGAYARHLAARLISAAGGVGMVGAAWFLARRFGNLPAAFVAALLTAVSVDCVTSSHVACTDTLMACFASLALAFAIAPVPDWRSWAAAGALAGLATGMKFSGGCVGPVIVLAAIVDSARRREPVRIARDVVIICLAGLTTLWITTPRFPADAAEYLVRLRHEAAIQRYGQLGHVQYGYLDYLLSKTATPEQPWLGTSLLSNAGPVVLVIAALAVVLALAGRAGTGGVITALYIVGYMVLISGPGHLKATRFLLPVLPALFALIGWLLEWGTTKFMTAKLATARMRPIAIAVLTIAVIFWPAMRTVQYLVLLRQPSTNTLARQWVTENLPAGTTLFASPFYLGDLWSLPVHPLTFDDTWERQYRLPEGVGPSAERTPIFVPHVVDLIAQNQAQYVVLNSYFEDGLAPTADNLRWFPASVEGYELFRAALDERADKVHSISGYAEGRAGPDITVYRLRR from the coding sequence TTGGTCTGCGCGGCCGTGCTACTGGTGGCGGCCGGGTTGCGCTTGTGGCAGATTGATTTCGATCTGCCTGAAGTGCAGGACGTCGACGCGGGGAAGTTCGTCGATGCCGCGGCACATATCGTCGAGTCGGGGGAATTGAAGCCGCGAGATTTTCAGTATCCCGGTGGATATACCAATCTGCTGGCGCTGCTTTACAAAATCAGCGGGATCGACGGGGCCTATGCCAGACACCTTGCCGCGCGACTGATTTCCGCGGCGGGTGGTGTTGGGATGGTCGGCGCTGCGTGGTTCCTGGCACGCCGGTTCGGGAATCTGCCTGCTGCCTTTGTAGCGGCGCTTTTGACCGCGGTGTCGGTTGATTGTGTTACGAGTTCGCACGTGGCTTGCACCGATACGCTGATGGCATGCTTCGCGTCGTTGGCGTTGGCCTTCGCCATTGCGCCGGTGCCCGATTGGCGCTCGTGGGCTGCCGCGGGGGCGCTCGCGGGTTTGGCTACCGGGATGAAGTTTTCGGGCGGGTGCGTCGGACCAGTCATTGTGCTGGCTGCGATCGTCGACAGCGCGCGACGACGAGAACCTGTACGGATCGCGCGAGACGTCGTGATTATCTGTTTGGCCGGTCTGACGACATTGTGGATAACGACGCCACGATTTCCCGCGGACGCCGCCGAGTATCTCGTTCGCTTACGCCACGAAGCTGCCATTCAGCGCTATGGCCAACTGGGGCACGTGCAGTATGGATATCTGGACTATCTTCTCTCGAAGACAGCCACGCCTGAGCAGCCTTGGCTGGGGACGTCTCTTCTGAGCAACGCGGGACCAGTGGTGCTCGTGATTGCCGCGCTGGCTGTGGTCTTGGCGCTTGCGGGCCGGGCGGGGACAGGGGGCGTGATCACGGCGCTCTACATCGTGGGATACATGGTGCTGATCAGTGGCCCAGGCCATTTGAAAGCCACGCGGTTTTTGCTGCCGGTTCTGCCGGCGCTGTTTGCACTGATTGGCTGGCTGTTGGAATGGGGGACGACGAAGTTCATGACTGCAAAGCTCGCGACGGCGCGGATGCGGCCGATCGCAATTGCCGTGCTAACGATCGCTGTCATATTTTGGCCGGCGATGCGCACGGTGCAGTACCTCGTCCTATTGCGGCAGCCCTCGACAAATACGCTCGCGCGGCAGTGGGTGACAGAAAACCTGCCGGCTGGAACGACATTGTTCGCGTCCCCATTTTATTTGGGAGATTTGTGGTCGTTGCCCGTTCATCCGCTGACGTTCGACGACACCTGGGAGCGGCAATACCGTCTGCCTGAGGGCGTTGGTCCAAGTGCCGAGCGAACGCCGATCTTTGTGCCGCACGTGGTTGATCTTATCGCCCAGAATCAGGCCCAATACGTGGTGCTAAATTCGTATTTCGAGGACGGTCTCGCGCCGACTGCGGACAACCTGCGTTGGTTTCCCGCATCGGTCGAAGGGTACGAGCTGTTTCGTGCGGCGCTCGACGAGCGCGCTGATAAGGTGCATTCCATTTCGGGGTATGCCGAGGGACGCGCAGGCCCGGACATCACGGTTTATCGCTTGCGGCGGTGA